Below is a genomic region from Microbacterium sp. KUDC0406.
GCTGCAGGTGAGTGGTGGGATGTCACAGACGCCGACGGCGTGCCGACCGGCGCGACGTTCGAGCGCGGGACACCGGGATGGCCGCCGCAGGGCGGATTCCATGTCGTCTCGACTGTATGCGTGCGGCGCGATGACGGGATGCTGCTGCTGACGCAGCGCTCGGCAACGAAGGACTGCCCACTGGACTGGGAGTTCCCGGGCGGCAGCGTACTGACTGGTGAGACGAGCGTCGAGGGTGCAGTTCGTGAGCTGCGCGAGGAGACCGGGATTGCTGTGCCCGCCGAGTCTCTCGAGTTCGTGGGGCGCTTCGTCGAGGAGTCCGCGCTGATCGATCTGTACGTCGCAGCGGCAGAGCCGGATGTCGTGGTCACGGTCGATCCCGTCGAGGTCGCTGCCTCGGAGTGGCTCGCCGTTGACGAGGTCGAGGCGCGCTGGCGCGACGGGCTGATGGCGCCTCCGTGGGAGCCGCGGCTCGAGGCGCTGTGGGGGCCACTGCGGATCGTACTCGACGCGGGCTGAGGTCGCGCGTCCGTTACCCGGAACCAGAAGATCCGGCGAGAACAGGATGCAGATTCACCGCCGGTATTCGTCCTGCCCTGGAGAGATCTCCTGCGTTCGATGACGCAGCGCTCACGACGCCGGCGTGGCGCGCCGACCTCGCATTCCGGGTGGATCTCCTGTGCTCGGTGACGGAGTTCAGACCGTCAGGACGTAGCTGCGCTCGTCGCCGTACTGCGAGAATCCGGCGCGGGCGAGGATCGGTGCCGAGGTCGAGACCCGGCCCTTCACGAGCGCAGTCGTGGCGCCGAGCTCCGCGCCGACGCGCAGGCGTTCGGCGAGCACGGCGCGGTAGGCGCCGAGGCCGCGGTACTCGGCGAGCGTCGCGGCGCCCAGAGACGCAGGATTCCGTCGACGACCGTGCAGCCGCCCGTGCTCACGGGACGTCCGCCGAGGCGCGCCAGCACTCGGAAGCCCTCCCCGCCTCGAGCGAGTCGGTCACCTCGGCGAGCTCCTGCTGCAGCCCGTCGCCGTCGAGCGGCTGCTGGTCCCAGACCGGGACGTTCACCAGGTCGACGTCGCGGACCTGTTCGATCGTGCGGACGACTTCTGCCGGCGGCATCCGCCGGTGTCTCGATCGGGTCGCCGGGGATCGGCCGCGCGAACACGGTGACGGTGTCGTCGTGGACGGCGCCGCGGCGACGGAACTCGTCCTCGAGATCCGGGCGGTCGGACGGATTCGTCCAGAAGGTCAGGCGCGTCTCGCCCCAGCGGCGGGTGCGTTCGATCGCGTGGTCTACGACTGCTGCAGCATCCGTTGCGGAGCACACCTGCGAGGCGCGCACCCCGCCGCCGAACCGTTCCGGGTACCGCACCAGCTGCAGCTCGGTGTTCTCCTGCTCGCTCCCGCGCGGGAACCACACCCACGCCGCGGAGGCTCGGAGGATCTCATCGTCGCTGTGCACGTCAGTAATCTACTGTCCATGTCACGCGCCCTCGTCACCGGTATGTCCGGCACGGGCAAGTCGACCCTGCTCGCCGAGTCGGCGCGACACGCGAACAACCCGTATGGCCACTCGGCCGAGGACCGGGAAGAGATCCGGCGGAACACGCGTGATGTGGAGCCGCTGCTGCCGCCGCGGCGCGACGATCGAGCTGGATGCCCGTCGGACGATCCCCGATCTCGCCGACGAGGTGGAACGGCTGTCGTGAGATGCGTCAGCCGTGGTCGGCGCCGACCAGGCGGGCGAAGGCGCTGAGCCGGGCGACCCCCTCGGGGGTCCACGGCAGGTCGTCGAGCAGGGCCGGCGAGTGCACCAGATAGGCGACGCTCTTCGCGCGGGAGATGGCGACGTTCAGCCGGTTCTGCAGCAGCAGGAACTCCGGCCCGCGCGGGGCATCCCTGCCGCTCGAGGCGGCGAGGGAAGTGATCGAGACGACGGCTTCCTTGCCCTGGAAGTTGTCCACCGTTCCCACGGCCACCTGGCCGAACCCGGCCGCCACCAGTGACTCGTGGATGAGCTGCTTCTGCGCGTTGTACGGCGCGACGACGATGACGTCCTCCTGCTCGAGGGGCCGCGGCGCGGCATCCGTCATGCCGTCGGTGTAGGCGCGGCCGAGCAGATCGCGCACGATGCGCACGACCTCGTCGGCCTCTTCCGGCGATTGGGTGGCGTTGCCGCGGTGCCGCACCGGCATGACGTGCAGGCCGGGCTCGACGCCGTCGACGAGGCGCCCATCGGCGCCCGGTGCCGAGGCCAGCTGCCCGGCGTAGGACAGCCGTGAGACCGGCGCGGCGACAGCCGGGTGCATCCGCCATGATGTCGCCAGGAAGTAACCGTGCGCCGGGTCGATGACCTGGTGGCCCGCCATCACCCAGCCCAGCGCCGAGGTGTCGACCGGCTCGGGGTGCGTGCCCTGACTGACCTGCGGCAGCTGCTGCGGGTCTCCGAGCAGCAACAGGCGCTG
It encodes:
- a CDS encoding NUDIX domain-containing protein, with the translated sequence MAAGEWWDVTDADGVPTGATFERGTPGWPPQGGFHVVSTVCVRRDDGMLLLTQRSATKDCPLDWEFPGGSVLTGETSVEGAVRELREETGIAVPAESLEFVGRFVEESALIDLYVAAAEPDVVVTVDPVEVAASEWLAVDEVEARWRDGLMAPPWEPRLEALWGPLRIVLDAG